A stretch of DNA from Oncorhynchus nerka isolate Pitt River linkage group LG22, Oner_Uvic_2.0, whole genome shotgun sequence:
AATGCATGGTTGTCATCGTTTTCATGTCTTAACctaaatgtgttgtgttgtttatttGTTTGCAATGTTTGCTTGCTTCACGGGTGTCATGGTAATTAAGTCCTATTGTCCCCAGTCCGTATTGTGTCCAAgaaaacaaagaaacaaaaacaaaaaacaaaacaaaaaaagccCTCCGCCCCTTTTCCTTAGATGGGAAAAGAGTTGTTTTGACATCTGGGAGTCCATAGAAACTTTCCACCAGCGATGTTCTTGGCAGAAACTCCACGAGTCACGCCAATCCTTCAGACTTGGAGGATTATTTTGAACATTGTCACCAGAGAGCCTCCTTGCCTCTCTCCAACCTGTCAAGGCTTTGGGCTTTACTGTCTCTGTGACCGTCAAGTCCTCAGTGTGCTGCTTGGCTAAAGGTTTGGGCGTCTTCCAAGCATCCCCCCATTCTGTAAGATTTACATTGTCATCCAAAGGCTTAGCATTCAGTCGTTTATCACTTTGTTCCTCTGTGAACTCTGGCCATTCCTGCTCCCAAGCCTCCAGAGATACTTGTTCTTTAATGTTCAACAACAGTGGTTGAGTCCTCCAGGCTTCTGACCATTTATTGACATCAAGTATGTCCGATGAAGCCTGAGTTTTTTGGGGGGCATCAAACTGCGATTTCTTGGGTGGTTCACTTTTCTTTGTGGGGGGTGTGGGTGGAGGTACCACCTTAGCATGGACTCCAAACCTGGCCTCCAAACTTGGCCTCCAAACCTGGTCTCCAAACCTGGGCTCCAAATGTGCTGCTTCAATGTCAGCATCATTGTCAAGGCTCATCACAATTTTTCTGGAGTCAGACATGTCATCGCCCGTCCCTGTCTTAACAGTTTCTGCAATCATCTGATTCTCTGTGTGCTGCTTGAGTGAAGGCTTGGACGTCCTACAAACTTTCTTCCACCATGGAAGATTTACTGTGTCATCCTGAGGAGGTGACGGTTTTATGGCAAGCAGCTTCTTCTCCTTGGGTTGTGGGGCTGGGGGCTTTGCGCTCTTGGGTGCGGAGGGCTTATTTTCCTCAGAGCTCTCTTTCCTCAGCTGAAGGAGTGGTTCATGTTTTTTCTCATGAGTTGGTGGCTCAGATTTCTGTATAGTTGATGGAGGTGCCACTTTAGACCTGAAGTTAGACATGTCGCTGCTCTTTCCTTTCTTCTCCACTGCCGTAGATGTTCTATTTCTGCTGATTGCCAAGCGATTCTGCCACTCTCTGAAAGCCTTTACTTTTTCTGTAATGCCCCTGTTTTCTGTGTGCTGCTTGGGTAAAGGCCTGGATATCTTCCAAGAATCCTTCCACTCTTTAAGGTTAACTTTGTCATCCAAAGGTTTAACTTTCAGTAGTTTGTTGCTTTTTTCCCGGCTGAACGTTGGCCATCCCCGCTGCCAGGACATTGTTTGGTCGTAAAGGATTCTACTGAACTGCAGTGGTCGACACTTAAAGGGCTTTGACCATTCAGTTGGACCATTCGGTAGTTCTCTATCCCTAATACCCCTCCACCATTTTCCCTCAGATCGTCTTTGTAAGTCTTTGTATGAGAGAATGACTTTGggcagaggaggaggtgatggtTTAGGTGGGGTGGGCTTCTTCTCCACTGGCTTGGGGATCTCTATCTTCACCCGTCGTGGTGATTTCTTGGGagtgggtgggggtggaggtgggggcGGGGCTGCGTCTAGTGGAGGATCAAGCCTAAACCGTTTCAGTAGAGGACAATACACCATATTTCTGCCCTTTCCTTTCTTCTCCAATGCCATCAGTCGAATGTGCCGCTCTTTAATAAGCCTACGGATGAACACACAGAACCATAGCGAATTAGAAAAAAACAACACCATACCATTATTGAGGAGATGATCAAGAATAGAGTTGAGGATGGGGAGAAAATTAGAGACAGACCACAAAACAGACCAGACCTCAACAACccccatgtatgtatgtatgtctgtctgtctgtctgtctgtctgtctgtctgtgtattacATTTGTTTTGTGATTTTTACCGATTCAGGTCTCTATTTCCCTGCCCCTCCTTCTCCTGCTGTCCCTTCTCACTGATCTTCTGGGCTCTGTTCTCCCAAGGGTCTCGAAGCTGGCAGGGGTCGAACGCGATTCCTTTACCAAACACAGCCCTTTTATCCCTGTCTGACGACATCATGCCACCTCCTGACAGAAAAAAACACAAAGCATGCATGACAGCATGTTAGTATTGTCCAGACACTGGCATTCATTTATTGCAGATCTGGGTTGAGTGTAgttttaaaggcccaatgcagccgtttttatatcaatatcaaatcatttctgggtaaaaatgaagtaccttactgtgattgttttcaatcaaAATGGTCAAAAAACAAAacggcttcttagcaaagagcaatgcCTAACTATTATTCGGCAATAGTTTTAAATTTATCATCAAATATGTTGGACTCATTGACAGAAGCTGTATTTTCCAATAAACTATGATGTACAATCATTTCTGGCACCGGTCTGATTTATTGATATGCATGCAAGCCACTCTCCAGAATAAGTGTCCATATCTACAGCAGCTATTTTTGGTAGAGCAACAACAGCTGTTCCTTGAACACCCTAAATAGCCACTGAGGCTAacactatctagctagctagtacaGAAAAACAAGCCTTATCTACTTTACAGACTTTATAATCCATTACACAGACTATCTAGCCTTTACTTCTTAGCTAGGGCTCCCATAAAACAGAGATGTATATCTCAATGGGACTATTGTTCATAACTgaatgataaataaataaataaatacaatgtcCCTACCTTGCTCCTTCACTGTGAGTGGGAACGGTGTTTGTGCTTGTCTTAGACCCGCCCCCAATGCTTCGATTGGCTAAGAAACTCACTGAATCAAATGATGGATTACGCCTTTAAGATTTAAATACAAGCATTTCCAAATTATTTTCAAATATCCATAACACACAATAAATTCCATGCAGTTTATAACACTGAGTTTAAGGGTAATTTGAGTCCTCACCCACATTTTCCTCAAATGGTTTATGGTCTTCCCACGCTACTTACTTACAAAAGTCTTATTGAGTTCAGAAATTTCAGAGAGAGATCAAATTAAATAACCTCATTGTCAATCGTAgagtaaaatgtatatttttcttGTGGAACTTTAATACTATAGTCCACTATTACATTTAACCTGACTTAGTGCTGATAGTGTTTAGTCTTTCATTGTTTTTACATCTTGACTTTTTTGAGTGTAAATCtctataaaaaaatgtattgctATATTTACATTTTACAATTGATCCCTTATTCAATTATTTGCCAGCTTGCGGTGTGGCTGTGATctcttaaagtggaactgacagcattttaccAACATTAAATCTTATTAGAATCTGTTCATatagatatggtcattttcacattttcatacattcatagaatgtttgggaatggtGTATAGTAAGGCATTTTGGAAAAGTCTATGCTTGCTTGCAGATGTGCAGAATATGATGCGATCCTAatcaaaaagtatttaataactcAAAATAACTAAAACATTGTAGGTTGTTGTAACATGTAaacttaaaacatgtttttcatttttttgCATTCTATGGATCACCGGTGCAGTTGAATGCAGCATTGCTTtatggtgcattcaacatgtcttGTACTTGAGTAGCCAGcccaggctactgctcaaatgttgctgtaattGGCCTACATGTTTCTCTTTTGCATGGTGTTTAGTTGCAGGTTTTGTTTTTTAGTTATTCATTGTCAaacttacagtttttctcagtcgctttggtgcatttcttagatcaaaagtgcaattcttgatactacttgtacaaattccaaatcatctagtcacttgtgcacatcattaaagcaattttttattcctttgaacaaattgcaattgataatgtacaagtgtcagcttttttccacatgatcaattgctcatgtcatgttgatcaaaatatagtagatggttctctgttgaatagtcttacccctcaaaacatctaggcattagttccttgcataatccattacatgcaaaattgttgaactatttgtcaaaaactgtcaagcatagttttacacatttctattagaccttttgtacaaaaacgtgaattgatgaatcgtgcaggtgaaattgacccttactcatgaaggaatgtaaaagTGTTaattcaaccaacaatcaacccgttgtctaaattgctcaaaggtgcatctcatgaagaatcaattggcaagcatatatagacagaccacaacacagagttgcaattttccaataatggatggaccaggaaatgaacagggtcaacagccaagaggagcaAGGATTCGTGGttgaaggcaaaacagaggaagaggcagaagaggacataggcgcatatctgatgacataagggccactattgtagaccatgttgtcaatcatggccttacaatggctgaggcGGGTCGAAGGGTGCAGCTGAATATTGTGAGATCAACCATGTCCTCAATAGTTAAAACGTTtcgaagagagaacaggtatgtccaccaatgtacagtgcactgttactgtatataagcagtatactgtatacttcctacaatgcttcatatAACAGTAGTCCAGTAGTATTTCACAGCAGACGGAAATATACTTtatacagatacatactgcacctgtatgttttacagtaaaatgtgtgttcgcatagacaaaaactatgtgaaagtgtgcgatgcatcactgcatttttccccacataggactgcaagattacctcaaaccggtggcagaggacgccttttcacacctcaacaggaaGAGGCTATTTGCACCGTGGTTTGAGCaaacaatgccatgagactcagggaaatacaaaggaccattatagaagacaacaatgtctttgaaaacatccatacggttagcatctcaaccatcgacagggtgctgcatagaaaccagatgagtatgaaacagctgtaccgtgtaccattccaaaggaatgaggacagagttaaggagctacgttaccagtatgtacaggtaaaacatatatctatgtaactactttacagcaacattttatagtgatacatagtacagtaagcataaactgcacacatttccattactgtggaaggaacatgcaatatatgtacattttatgtcacttttccttaccaaaacaaattcaactgtgttttctgggatatagcgtataatggagttggaatcaagtgaaccctctcacaactttgtatacgtggatgaggctggcttcaacctgaccaaatgcagaaggcggggtcggaatatcatcggtcacagagctactgtggatttgccaggccaactGGGAGGAAATATCACtatgtgtgctgctatttcggagcatggtgtcctaacccatatcccccttatagggccatacaacacccagcatctactctACTTTTTAGggactctctacagggctctcatccctgatgatgagaggggtctgtttagagaggatttgccaaagtatgtggtcatttgtgataatgt
This window harbors:
- the LOC115105961 gene encoding uncharacterized protein LOC115105961; translated protein: MMSSDRDKRAVFGKGIAFDPCQLRDPWENRAQKISEKGQQEKEGQGNRDLNRLIKERHIRLMALEKKGKGRNMVYCPLLKRFRLDPPLDAAPPPPPPPPTPKKSPRRVKIEIPKPVEKKPTPPKPSPPPLPKVILSYKDLQRRSEGKWWRGIRDRELPNGPTEWSKPFKCRPLQFSRILYDQTMSWQRGWPTFSREKSNKLLKVKPLDDKVNLKEWKDSWKISRPLPKQHTENRGITEKVKAFREWQNRLAISRNRTSTAVEKKGKSSDMSNFRSKVAPPSTIQKSEPPTHEKKHEPLLQLRKESSEENKPSAPKSAKPPAPQPKEKKLLAIKPSPPQDDTVNLPWWKKVCRTSKPSLKQHTENQMIAETVKTGTGDDMSDSRKIVMSLDNDADIEAAHLEPRFGDQVWRPSLEARFGVHAKVVPPPTPPTKKSEPPKKSQFDAPQKTQASSDILDVNKWSEAWRTQPLLLNIKEQVSLEAWEQEWPEFTEEQSDKRLNAKPLDDNVNLTEWGDAWKTPKPLAKQHTEDLTVTETVKPKALTGWREARRLSGDNVQNNPPSLKDWRDSWSFCQEHRWWKVSMDSQMSKQLFSHLRKRGGGLFLFCFLFLFLCFLGHNTDWGQ